gacagcacAACAATAACACTGCAGAGATTCGACTTTAGTGATGAACTCCATTTACACAACACTGGAGATTTTCCCAGGGGACAGGGTATGGGGCATGGGGACCAACGGAGAGGATGAGTGAGGGGGACAGGGTAGCTCATACCGGGGCACCTCTCTCAGGTAGTTCTGGTAGCCGCTGGTATTCTTGCCATACTGGATCTGCTTCTGCCTGCGCTTCAGCACCGCATCGTTGGTCTCGCAGCGCCCTgccccccctgtggccccccccTCTGGCGCAGGCGACCTCCTGATCCTGTCCAGGTCCTCAGTCCCCACAGCAACACTGGCTGTGGACAGCCTGAGGATGCAACGCTCCAGAATGGAGGATCTAGGGGATGcggatgggggtgggggtggggatgcggatgggggtgggggtggggatggTGACAGGGTGGCTAGGAAGGCACGCACACTATTTTTGCAGGGGAGATTTACAGCACTAAACACATTAAAGGACAGATCACAACAACACTAGTCACCAAAGGAAAAATGCCCGGTTTCCCTCTCCCAGCAAGAGAAACCGGGCCACACAGGGACAGTACCGGGGTGGCTTGTGTCTGCTGCTCCCGAGGTCTGAGTCTCCTGCCAGTCTGCTGTGGGCTTCTGCCAGGGAGCTGCTGCACAAAGACACACTCGGAGTGAAGAGATTAGCCACTGAGTTGGGACaggtctgtgagtctgtgtgggCATGTCTGCCTACAGGCGTGAGGGTATACAGGCTCGTGCTTCTGCATACAGGTACAAGTGTGTGTAGATCGAGGTGCGTCTGGGTGTCTCACCTCACCAGCCGCTCGAACGCTGAGCTGCAGCCAGGGAGCAGCCAGGGTTCGGGGTAGCAGGTCCGGGGAAGCCTCTCTGCTAGGCCCGACGCCTGGTCCGCACAACTCGGGCCCAGCAGGCTCGGCGCCAGGTTCACGCAGCCTGGACCCAGCATGCTCGGGTCCCGAAATGGCCAGGACGGTATGGACCATGCGCTGGGCAGGGGTTCACAACAGGTTTAAAATGAGTCACCTTCACTACAGCTTTCCTGGGGTGATAATGCAACAAGcagttgcaaaataaaaaagtgaaattgTGGCCAGATGGAGGGACAGGCATACCTGTGTTCTAGCAGGTGGGGTGGTGTAGTGTTGTCAGTGGTACTCATGCTCTATCAAAGCCTGCAGTGACAACGAAACAGATCAGCTACCCCCACCGACTTAAATACATGGGGGGCGGGGCTTCGCGCTGGAACTACCGGAAACAGCGAGACATGTGCAGCTGCGTAATCCGTGCTGTCGTTTCTAATTGGCTGCCGTGGACGTCAATCGTCTCAGAGTGGGACCATTTCCCCATTTCAACAGTGCTGAAGTATGTAGTACGTGTAGTATGCGGCTTGCAGTACAGCCCGTCTGTCTGTGTTCCCGCCACGCCTCTGCTCGGTGATCACGCTGATGGACGTGACAGCCAGCCAATAGCAGCCCTGCCTGCTCGACAACGCGTACGTGCGTGCATTCCTTTACGTACCGATGCGGAAGCTACGCCACCTAAACGTGCCGCGCCATTGGCTGCCTTCAGAGCGACAAATTTAAAATCCTATTGCCCCCGCAGGTCTTTAGTTTAAATGAGAATGGGGAGAGGAGCTGTGGAGGCGTGAGACGTAtcggttattattattgtaagttcaataattaaataaacacatttataactCGGGAATGTTACATTACAGTGTTCCAGACCAGGGTTAATCTAAATCTACTTGTGTGGAACAAACCTACTGCTGTGCTGCGGAAATCGCTGTGTGTAACTGTTCACTGAATCCtttactactactagtactgttactgctctgctctgttttgtttttat
This is a stretch of genomic DNA from Amia ocellicauda isolate fAmiCal2 chromosome 11, fAmiCal2.hap1, whole genome shotgun sequence. It encodes these proteins:
- the slbp2 gene encoding stem-loop binding protein 2 isoform X1 gives rise to the protein MSTTDNTTPPHLLEHSAWSIPSWPFRDPSMLGPGCVNLAPSLLGPSCADQASGLAERLPRTCYPEPWLLPGCSSAFERLVSSSLAEAHSRLAGDSDLGSSRHKPPRSSILERCILRLSTASVAVGTEDLDRIRRSPAPEGGATGGAGRCETNDAVLKRRQKQIQYGKNTSGYQNYLREVPRSLRVPGLHPRTPNKYRKYSRRSWDMQIRLWRRALHAWDPPCDLPDSPCPRLPVEVGTGGESDGQDPVEHLQGLLERMSTGMTSKDLPSPSALPPAHSIWPAPQAVQDGPATLSCSCAGQLPMDDNLLDWLCHLMDTDQSPWTLHWPH
- the slbp2 gene encoding stem-loop binding protein 2 isoform X2, translating into MSTTDNTTPPHLLEHSAWSIPSWPFRDPSMLGPGCVNLAPSLLGPSCADQASGLAERLPRTCYPEPWLLPGCSSAFERLVSSLAEAHSRLAGDSDLGSSRHKPPRSSILERCILRLSTASVAVGTEDLDRIRRSPAPEGGATGGAGRCETNDAVLKRRQKQIQYGKNTSGYQNYLREVPRSLRVPGLHPRTPNKYRKYSRRSWDMQIRLWRRALHAWDPPCDLPDSPCPRLPVEVGTGGESDGQDPVEHLQGLLERMSTGMTSKDLPSPSALPPAHSIWPAPQAVQDGPATLSCSCAGQLPMDDNLLDWLCHLMDTDQSPWTLHWPH